From Osmerus mordax isolate fOsmMor3 chromosome 8, fOsmMor3.pri, whole genome shotgun sequence, a single genomic window includes:
- the LOC136947259 gene encoding gamma-crystallin M2-like: protein MTSNMMSKITFYEDRNFQGRSYECMNDMSDMSSYMSRCHSCRVERGCFMVYDRTNYMGNQYFMRRGEYPDYMSMFNWSDSIRSCRMIPMHRGNYRMRIYERENFGGQMHEMMDDCESIMDRYRMSNCMSCNVMEGNWLMYEQPNYRGRHMYMRPGEYRNFSQMMGGMGGMGGNMRFMSMRRIMDSYY, encoded by the coding sequence ATGACCTCCAACATGATGTCCAAGATCACCTTCTACGAGGACAGGAACTTCCAGGGCCGTTCCTACGAGTGCATGAACGACATGTCCGACATGTCCTCTTACATGTCCCGCTGCCACtcctgcagggtggagagaggctgCTTCATGGTCTACGACCGCACCAACTACATGGGTAACCAGTACTTCATGAGGAGGGGCGAGTACCCCGACTACATGAGCATGTTCAACTGGAGCGACAGCATCAGGTCCTGCCGTATGATCCCCATGCACAGAGGTAACTACAGGATGAGGATTTACGAGAGGGAGAACTTCGGAGGTCAGATGCACGAGATGATGGACGACTGCGAGTCCATCATGGACCGTTACCGCATGTCCAACTGCATGTCCTGCAACGTGATGGAGGGCAACTGGCTGATGTACGAGCAGCCCAACTACAGAGGCAGGCATATGTACATGAGGCCTGGCGAGTACAGGAACTTCAGCCAGATGATGGGAGGCATGGGAGGCATGGGCGGCAACATGAGGTTCATGAGCATGAGACGCATCATGGATTCTTACTACTAG